The following are encoded in a window of Rissa tridactyla isolate bRisTri1 chromosome 3, bRisTri1.patW.cur.20221130, whole genome shotgun sequence genomic DNA:
- the CCDC85A gene encoding coiled-coil domain-containing protein 85A isoform X2 gives MSKAAAESVGAAPAEDLSKVSDEELLKWSKEELIRSLRRAEAEKMSAMLDHSNLIREVNRRLQLHLGEIRGLKDINQKLQEDNQELRDLCCFLDDDRQKGKKVSREWQRLGRYSASVMHKEVALYLQKLKELEVRQEEVVKENLELKELCVLLDEEKSGGAGSRSSIDSQISLCQLTAASTYIRDVGDGSSTSSTGSTDSPDHHKHHPSTSPEHLQKSRGEGSPEHQKHRSVSPEHLQKPRSSGSPDHHLKGPSPEHHKSIVKAPEQQKHSSSSPETLPKHVLSSSPEHFQKQRPGSSPEHQKHSSGSPDHLQKHTPSGSTEHLHKVRGTSPEHLKQHYGGSPEHLKHLSGGSREGTLRRQVTDELSPHHRSIYNGMNALQPPRPKALQS, from the exons ATGTCGAAAGCGGCGGCGGAAAGTGTCGGGGCGGCGCCGGCCGAGGACTTGTCCAAGGTGTCGGACGAGGAGCTGCTCAAGTGGAGCAAGGAGGAGCTGATCCGCAGCCTCCGCCGCGCCGAGGCCGAGAAGATGAGCGCGATGCTGGACCACAGCAACCTCATCCGCGAGGTGAACCGCCGCCTCCAGCTGCACCTCGGCGAGATCCGCGGCCTGAAG gatATCAACCAGAAGCTGCAAGAAGATAACCAAGAACTGAGAGACCTTTGCTGCTTCCTGGATGACGACAGGCAGAAAGGCAAGAAAGTGTCCCGCGAGTGGCAGAGGCTGGGCAGGTACAGCGCTAGTGTTATGCACAAAGAGGTTGCCTTATACTTACAGAAGCTGAAAGAACTGGAAGTGAGGCAGGAAGAGGTGGTTAAAGAAAACCTGGAGCTGAAAGAACTGTGCGTGTTGCTGGATGAGGAGAAAAGTGGTGGAGCAGGCAGCCGGAGCTCTATCGACAGCCAGATCAGCCTGTGCCAGTTAACCGCGGCGAGTACTTACATCCGAGACGTCGGTGACGGGAGCAGTACTTCCAGCACAGGGAGTACAGACAGTCCAGACCATCATAAACATCACCCAAGTACCAGTCCGGAACATCTGCAAAAGTCTCGGGGAGAAGGCAGCCCTGAGCATCAGAAGCACAGGAGTGTCAGCCCAGAGCACCTCCAGAAGCCTAGGAGTTCTGGCAGTCCTGATCATCACCTGAAAGGACCAAGTCCGGAACATCACAAAAGCATTGTCAAAGCACCTGAACaacaaaagcacagcagcagcagcccagaaaCTCTTCCAAAGCATGTTCTGAGTAGTAgccctgaacacttccaaaaGCAGAGGCCCGGTAGCAGCCCTGAGCATCAAAAGCACAGCAGTGGCAGCCCAGATCACCTTCAAAAGCACACGCCGAGCGGAAGCACGGAACATCTCCACAAAGTGAGGGGTACGAGCCCTGAGCATCTCAAACAACACTATGGAGGGAGCCCGGAGCACCTCAAACATCTCAGTGGGGGCAGCAGAGAAGGTACCCTCAGGAGACAAGTAACAGATGAGCTGTCACCTCACCACAGAAGTATATACAATGGAATGAATG